A stretch of the Candidatus Methylomirabilota bacterium genome encodes the following:
- a CDS encoding CDP-glycerol glycerophosphotransferase family protein encodes MKMWRDWTSYRRFQKLPPRDRNIVFYSETHQDWHHLQPLIDFLIEKLSRTVCHVTSEQVADLPSNPRTGLHAFRIRSGAMCTWFFQMLKADVMVLTMLDLGNFQLKRSIHPVRYIYVFHSMGSTHMVDHENSYDHYDSLFCTGPHHVAEIRRREERNGLAPKHLFAYGYPRLERLVEFAAAHRREPSESITALLAPTWGEHSILHVCGEPLIAALLGAGLRVILRPHYQTTRLSPRLVQDMITRFGKHPRFQYVDRMDESASLLESDLLICDWSAMAIEYALGLGKPVLFVDVPPRVRNPKYAELGLEPMEMRIRRELGTILPLDRVTDAPQHVAALLRGAAEFRQRSAALREQWTFNFGRSVEVGAREIARIADERREAGAPGTPLRAGRRRGEER; translated from the coding sequence ATGAAGATGTGGCGGGACTGGACCAGCTATCGCCGCTTTCAGAAGCTTCCGCCGCGCGACCGCAACATCGTCTTCTACTCCGAGACCCACCAGGACTGGCATCACCTCCAGCCGCTCATCGACTTCCTGATCGAGAAGCTGTCCCGGACGGTCTGCCACGTCACCTCCGAGCAAGTCGCCGACCTTCCGTCCAATCCCCGCACCGGTCTCCACGCCTTCCGCATCCGCTCGGGAGCCATGTGTACCTGGTTCTTCCAGATGCTCAAGGCCGACGTCATGGTGCTGACCATGCTGGATCTGGGAAACTTCCAGCTCAAGCGCTCCATCCACCCCGTCCGCTACATCTACGTGTTCCACAGCATGGGGAGCACGCACATGGTGGACCACGAAAATTCGTACGATCACTACGATAGCCTCTTCTGCACCGGGCCCCATCACGTGGCGGAGATCCGCCGGCGTGAGGAGCGGAACGGCCTGGCCCCCAAGCACCTGTTCGCCTACGGTTATCCCCGGCTCGAGCGTCTCGTCGAATTCGCCGCCGCCCACCGGCGGGAGCCGTCGGAAAGCATCACCGCGCTGCTCGCCCCCACCTGGGGCGAGCACTCGATTCTGCACGTTTGCGGGGAGCCGTTGATCGCCGCCTTGCTGGGGGCCGGCCTGCGCGTGATCCTGCGGCCGCACTACCAGACGACCCGGCTCTCGCCGCGCCTCGTCCAGGACATGATCACCCGGTTCGGGAAGCACCCCCGATTCCAGTACGTGGACAGGATGGACGAGAGCGCCTCGCTGCTCGAGTCCGACCTTCTGATCTGCGATTGGTCGGCCATGGCCATCGAATACGCCCTGGGCCTCGGCAAGCCCGTGCTCTTCGTCGATGTTCCCCCCCGCGTGCGGAACCCGAAATACGCAGAGCTCGGTCTGGAGCCGATGGAGATGCGCATCCGGCGGGAGCTCGGGACCATCCTGCCCCTCGACCGTGTGACGGACGCGCCCCAGCACGTGGCGGCCTTGCTTCGCGGCGCGGCGGAGTTCCGTCAACGCAGCGCCGCCTTGCGGGAACAATGGACGTTCAACTTCGGACGCAGCGTCGAGGTGGGGGCGCGGGAGATCGCGCGCATCGCGGACGAGCGAAGGGAGGCGGGGGCGCCCGGCACTCCCCTGAGGGCGGGGCGCCGGCGAGGCGAGGAGCGGTGA
- a CDS encoding phytanoyl-CoA dioxygenase family protein yields MSKTTTPWSETGRAPDPKGAAPREAFRRDGFVVVPGLFGEEEMRRISAWTDELQGLPEVPGRCMMYFEPSLLRPGERVLQRIENFCPFHDGFAALCDGDKLRGSVSRLFGEPAVLFKDKINLKLPGGDGFKPHQDQQAGWSAYADLFITAMVSLDATTAQNGCLELAAGHHTRGLLGDEWTPLTDDDMRRLGARPVPTQAGDAVFFDSYTPHASGPNLTAERRRVLYITYNRQSAGDHRIRYYADKRKSFPPDIERDPTRTYTFRV; encoded by the coding sequence ATGAGCAAGACGACGACCCCGTGGTCCGAGACGGGACGGGCGCCTGATCCCAAGGGGGCGGCGCCCCGCGAGGCTTTCCGGCGTGACGGCTTCGTGGTGGTGCCGGGCCTGTTCGGCGAGGAAGAGATGCGAAGGATCTCGGCGTGGACCGACGAGCTGCAGGGGCTACCCGAGGTGCCCGGTCGATGCATGATGTACTTCGAGCCGAGCTTGCTGCGCCCCGGCGAGCGCGTGCTCCAGCGGATCGAGAACTTCTGCCCGTTCCATGACGGCTTTGCCGCGTTGTGCGACGGCGACAAGCTGCGCGGCTCCGTGTCCCGGCTCTTCGGCGAGCCCGCCGTGCTCTTCAAGGACAAGATCAATCTCAAGCTGCCCGGCGGCGACGGATTCAAGCCCCATCAAGACCAGCAGGCCGGCTGGAGCGCCTACGCCGACCTGTTCATCACGGCCATGGTCAGCCTCGACGCCACCACCGCCCAGAACGGCTGCCTGGAGCTCGCGGCCGGACACCACACGCGGGGCCTTCTGGGGGACGAGTGGACGCCCCTCACCGACGACGACATGCGCCGCCTGGGTGCCCGTCCCGTGCCCACCCAGGCCGGCGATGCCGTGTTCTTCGATTCCTACACGCCGCACGCCTCCGGCCCGAATCTCACCGCGGAGCGCCGGCGTGTGCTCTACATCACCTACAACCGCCAGTCGGCCGGGGATCACCGCATACGCTACTATGCCGACAAGCGGAAGAGTTTTCCGCCTGACATCGAGCGAGATCCGACCCGGACCTACACCTTTCGAGTCTGA
- a CDS encoding phosphocholine cytidylyltransferase family protein, giving the protein MTAVILAAGVARRLAPLTDHTQKSLLPVGGRAMLAWMLEALHAVGVPRVVIVVGHCADQVEALTASAPRGLSIQCVHNPAYQKGSALSLYCARDVMVREPTLIMDADVVFPREFLRRLVGSAAANALLIDLGFADTGEEVKIYTQGDQVIALGKKVIPKAWDRVGEGIGFFKCGAEAGPELVRLLEHVIDESQGLCEYEDALHLLVSRHPVQAVDVTGLPWTEVDFVEDLRRAQTEVFPEIARL; this is encoded by the coding sequence GTGACGGCCGTCATCCTGGCCGCCGGCGTGGCCCGCCGGCTCGCCCCCCTGACCGATCACACGCAGAAATCACTCCTTCCCGTGGGAGGCCGGGCCATGCTCGCGTGGATGCTGGAGGCGCTCCACGCGGTCGGCGTGCCGCGTGTGGTGATCGTGGTCGGGCACTGCGCGGATCAAGTGGAGGCCCTGACCGCGTCGGCACCGCGCGGCCTGAGCATCCAGTGCGTTCACAACCCCGCCTACCAGAAGGGCTCGGCCCTGTCCCTCTACTGCGCCCGCGACGTGATGGTGCGGGAGCCCACCCTCATCATGGACGCGGACGTGGTGTTCCCCCGGGAGTTTCTGCGCCGGCTCGTGGGATCGGCGGCCGCGAACGCGCTCCTCATCGACCTGGGTTTTGCCGACACGGGCGAGGAGGTGAAGATCTATACGCAGGGGGACCAGGTCATCGCCCTCGGCAAGAAGGTGATTCCCAAGGCGTGGGACCGCGTGGGAGAGGGCATTGGCTTCTTCAAGTGCGGAGCGGAGGCAGGTCCAGAACTCGTGCGCCTGCTCGAGCACGTGATCGACGAGAGCCAGGGGCTCTGCGAGTACGAGGACGCCCTGCATCTCTTGGTGAGCCGGCACCCCGTGCAGGCCGTGGACGTGACGGGATTGCCGTGGACGGAGGTGGACTTCGTCGAGGACCTGCGCCGGGCCCAGACGGAGGTCTTCCCGGAGATTGCCCGGCTCTGA
- a CDS encoding cation diffusion facilitator family transporter, producing MTPELTPPAAVPTLGDDSRVRLRAGILSLVVSVILLGAKYQAYRMTGSTAILSDALETIVNVVAALFALGGLVFAGRPADRNHPYGHGKIEFFSAAFEGGLIAFAAVVIVYEVGRSLLAGPEVRQLGLGGLIIFTTGLVNLALGGYLVRTGRRYQSLTLVADGQHVLADFVTSTGIVVGLGLVYLTGIAWLDPVVALVVALSLMWTGFRLVRHAAGGLLDEEDPALLSRVLSGLQTYVGHGVIRVHHLRAIRSGRFHHVEAHLVVPEFWSVDRAHEVAEDVAARVIKDLGVEGEMVFHTDPCHRIYCAACDLQDCPIRREPFRTVTPLTLEEAVQPDMPRPVP from the coding sequence GTGACGCCAGAGCTCACCCCGCCCGCCGCGGTTCCCACCCTCGGAGACGACTCGCGCGTCCGTCTACGCGCAGGGATCCTGTCGCTCGTCGTGTCGGTGATCCTTCTCGGCGCCAAGTACCAGGCCTATCGGATGACGGGCTCCACGGCCATCCTGTCGGATGCTCTCGAGACCATCGTCAACGTGGTGGCCGCGCTCTTCGCTCTCGGCGGCCTCGTCTTCGCCGGGCGCCCCGCCGATCGCAACCATCCCTATGGCCACGGCAAGATCGAGTTCTTCTCGGCGGCCTTCGAGGGCGGGTTGATCGCCTTCGCGGCCGTGGTCATCGTGTACGAGGTCGGCCGGAGTCTCCTCGCCGGACCCGAAGTGCGCCAGCTCGGCCTGGGCGGCCTCATCATCTTCACCACCGGCCTCGTCAATCTCGCTCTCGGCGGGTACCTCGTGCGCACGGGCCGGCGCTATCAGTCGCTGACCCTGGTGGCCGACGGGCAGCACGTGCTCGCGGACTTCGTGACCAGCACGGGCATCGTGGTGGGCCTCGGCCTCGTGTACCTGACGGGCATCGCCTGGCTCGACCCCGTGGTGGCCCTGGTCGTCGCCCTCTCATTGATGTGGACCGGCTTCCGGCTCGTGCGTCACGCCGCCGGCGGCCTCCTCGACGAGGAAGATCCGGCGCTCCTGAGCCGTGTCCTCAGCGGGCTTCAGACTTATGTCGGCCACGGCGTGATCCGCGTCCATCACCTGCGCGCGATCCGTTCGGGGCGTTTCCACCACGTCGAGGCCCATCTGGTGGTACCGGAGTTCTGGAGTGTCGACCGGGCGCACGAGGTGGCGGAAGATGTGGCGGCGCGGGTGATCAAGGATCTCGGCGTCGAGGGTGAGATGGTCTTTCACACCGATCCCTGTCACCGGATCTACTGCGCGGCCTGCGACCTCCAGGATTGTCCGATTCGGCGCGAGCCCTTCCGGACGGTGACGCCCCTCACGCTGGAGGAAGCCGTCCAGCCGGATATGCCCCGCCCCGTACCCTAG
- a CDS encoding sodium/solute symporter (Members of the Solute:Sodium Symporter (SSS), TC 2.A.21 as described in tcdb.org, catalyze solute:Na+ symport. Known solutes for members of the family include sugars, amino acids, nucleosides, inositols, vitamins, urea or anions, depending on the system.) → MASALTWPDYAILLGSLAALVAIGGAFSGEQRGTADFFLARRRIPWWAACLSFLATEISAVTIISVPATAYSENWEYAQFFVGSSLAKLAVAYLFIPAFYRYDCTTIYEFLRHRFGPASQVTGSIFFFITRLLGSGVRLMAAALAVAVLVGWPLWATITLFTVVSIAYIGLGGVKAVVWTNVFQASTFLIGGALTVGFLAFSTEGGLGAMLGTAAEAGRLSVINWGPAPGAPDFWRRVLTDPNIVWLAVLNGFVGSMAAFGTDHDLMQRLLTVETRGESQRTLSLTPIGTLVTLAFYLSIGAGLFTFYAQHPGQTLPRPDEIFPFFIRTAMPELLRGVMLTAIVLASIDSPLGSLAASFVTDIYRPLLVRDGTERHYLMVSRVAVVIFGLLLAILAWGFSFFDKILWLAFKIAGVTFGSLLGVFLLGLLTKLRANRANVAAMIIMAMVNLVLLTLSESGRIALGWSWLVILGTAGTMLLAPLLAPLLDGDRDARA, encoded by the coding sequence ATGGCTTCCGCGCTGACCTGGCCCGACTACGCGATCCTCCTCGGATCGCTCGCGGCGCTCGTCGCCATAGGCGGTGCCTTCAGCGGCGAGCAGCGCGGCACCGCCGACTTCTTCCTCGCCCGTCGCCGCATCCCCTGGTGGGCGGCCTGTCTGTCCTTTCTCGCCACCGAGATCAGCGCCGTCACCATCATCTCGGTGCCCGCCACCGCCTACAGCGAGAACTGGGAATACGCGCAGTTCTTCGTGGGCTCGAGCCTGGCCAAGCTCGCCGTGGCCTATCTCTTCATTCCCGCCTTTTACCGCTACGACTGCACGACGATCTACGAGTTCCTGCGCCACCGCTTCGGTCCGGCGAGCCAGGTGACGGGCTCGATCTTCTTCTTCATCACGCGCCTCCTGGGCTCGGGGGTGAGGCTCATGGCCGCGGCCCTCGCCGTGGCCGTCCTGGTGGGCTGGCCGCTGTGGGCGACCATCACCCTCTTCACGGTGGTGTCGATCGCCTATATCGGCCTGGGCGGCGTCAAGGCCGTGGTGTGGACCAATGTGTTCCAAGCGAGCACCTTTCTCATCGGCGGCGCCCTCACCGTCGGCTTTCTCGCCTTCAGCACCGAGGGCGGGCTCGGAGCCATGCTCGGCACTGCCGCCGAGGCGGGCCGGCTCAGCGTCATCAACTGGGGGCCCGCGCCGGGGGCACCCGATTTCTGGAGACGGGTGCTCACCGATCCCAATATCGTCTGGCTCGCCGTGCTCAACGGCTTCGTCGGCTCCATGGCCGCCTTCGGCACCGACCACGACCTGATGCAGCGCCTGCTCACCGTGGAGACGCGCGGCGAGAGCCAGCGCACGCTGAGCCTCACGCCCATCGGCACCCTGGTGACCCTCGCGTTCTATCTCTCCATCGGCGCCGGGCTCTTCACCTTCTACGCGCAACACCCGGGGCAGACGCTGCCGCGACCGGACGAGATCTTCCCCTTCTTCATCCGGACGGCCATGCCCGAGCTGCTCCGCGGCGTGATGCTCACGGCCATCGTGCTCGCCTCCATCGACTCGCCCCTCGGCTCGCTCGCCGCCTCCTTCGTCACCGACATCTACCGGCCGTTGCTGGTGCGTGACGGCACCGAGCGCCACTACCTGATGGTCTCGCGGGTCGCCGTGGTCATCTTCGGCTTGCTCCTGGCCATCCTGGCCTGGGGCTTTTCCTTCTTCGACAAGATCCTGTGGCTGGCCTTCAAGATCGCCGGAGTCACCTTCGGCTCGCTCCTGGGCGTCTTCCTGCTCGGTCTTCTCACGAAGCTCCGCGCCAACCGCGCCAATGTCGCGGCCATGATCATCATGGCCATGGTCAACCTCGTGCTCCTGACGCTTTCGGAGTCGGGCCGCATCGCGCTCGGCTGGTCGTGGCTGGTGATCCTGGGGACGGCCGGGACCATGCTCCTGGCCCCGCTCCTCGCCCCCCTGCTCGACGGCGACCGCGACGCTCGCGCCTGA
- a CDS encoding ABC transporter substrate-binding protein, translating into MMVMLLTSAGVAAAASPTETVQVAVKQVFPEQGNTAAPKVSTDQRRAQIRQVTESLFDFQEMSRISLGGYWTQVSPTEKDEFIRLFSNLVATSYMGKIEQYAGEPISFVGERVEGNAAVVQSRVVTPKGSQIQVEYRLAKAGDRWAVNDVHVDGVSLVANYKTQFARIIQRGSFADLLKALRQKSGS; encoded by the coding sequence ATGATGGTGATGCTGCTCACGTCGGCCGGAGTGGCGGCTGCGGCGAGTCCGACGGAGACGGTGCAGGTCGCCGTGAAGCAGGTCTTCCCCGAGCAGGGCAATACTGCGGCGCCGAAGGTGTCCACGGACCAGCGCCGCGCGCAGATCCGCCAGGTGACGGAATCGCTCTTCGACTTCCAGGAGATGTCGCGCATCTCGCTGGGCGGATACTGGACCCAGGTGTCCCCGACGGAGAAGGACGAGTTCATCCGACTCTTCAGCAATCTGGTCGCCACTTCCTACATGGGCAAGATCGAGCAATATGCAGGCGAGCCCATCAGCTTTGTCGGCGAGCGCGTGGAAGGCAATGCCGCCGTCGTGCAGTCCCGGGTCGTCACCCCCAAGGGCTCGCAGATCCAGGTCGAGTACCGCCTGGCCAAGGCGGGCGATCGCTGGGCCGTCAACGACGTGCACGTCGATGGGGTGAGCCTGGTGGCCAACTACAAGACTCAGTTCGCCCGCATCATCCAGCGCGGCTCGTTCGCCGACCTCCTCAAGGCACTCCGCCAGAAGTCCGGCTCCTAG
- a CDS encoding BadF/BadG/BcrA/BcrD ATPase family protein, with protein MTAMARTWTVGVDAGGTWVRALATDDHGRRRRARVRASASDEIGITLASIWRRWQLRGRDVARLVVASRGVWTPAERRVAARRLQDLARRITVISDAEAAYLGALGPTPGVLVLSGTGSIVLGRDARGRWRRGGGLGPLFHDAGSAFSLGLTWLGHGDEARARRFAKAPDAVARIAALGPRVLHLARGGNATARLIASAEAAALAWTLARVAGPLRLEGRVPVSWAGSLMSNDYFRGQVWRWARRQGLNIVSRTPRESPLQAAARLAARPR; from the coding sequence ATGACCGCCATGGCGCGGACATGGACGGTGGGCGTCGACGCGGGCGGCACCTGGGTGCGCGCGCTCGCCACCGATGATCACGGCCGGCGGCGGCGGGCCCGAGTGCGCGCCTCGGCCTCGGACGAGATCGGAATCACGCTCGCGAGCATTTGGCGGCGATGGCAACTGCGCGGCCGCGACGTCGCGCGCCTCGTCGTCGCCTCCCGCGGGGTGTGGACGCCGGCCGAGCGTCGCGTGGCCGCGCGCCGCCTGCAGGACCTCGCCCGCCGGATCACGGTCATCTCAGACGCCGAGGCTGCATATCTCGGCGCCCTCGGCCCCACCCCCGGCGTGCTCGTTCTGTCGGGGACAGGCTCCATCGTTCTCGGCCGCGATGCCCGGGGACGATGGAGGCGAGGCGGCGGGCTCGGACCGCTCTTTCACGACGCGGGATCGGCCTTCTCGCTCGGGCTCACGTGGCTGGGGCACGGAGACGAAGCGCGGGCGCGGCGCTTCGCCAAGGCTCCGGACGCCGTGGCGCGCATCGCGGCGCTCGGGCCGCGCGTGCTGCATCTGGCCCGTGGGGGCAATGCCACGGCGCGGCTCATCGCCAGCGCGGAAGCGGCGGCCCTCGCCTGGACCCTCGCCCGTGTCGCCGGCCCTCTCCGTCTCGAGGGCCGCGTGCCCGTGAGCTGGGCGGGGAGTCTGATGAGCAATGACTACTTCCGCGGCCAGGTATGGCGGTGGGCACGACGTCAGGGACTGAATATCGTCTCGCGCACGCCGCGAGAGAGCCCTCTCCAGGCCGCCGCGCGTCTAGCCGCCCGCCCTCGCTGA
- a CDS encoding APC family permease, producing MRSAASSRLAFLPFLAVVFFNVSGGPYGVEDAVSVFGPGLALCLLVLTPLLVSLPVALAMAELGSALPEEGGYVAWVGRAFGPFWGFQVGWWSWLNSFVDVAVYPALFVDYLRYWHPEMTVAERWALALGFIWILTAVNLAGVRLTGWGAAALAAGALSPIVWLTIASASRAVHAPWVPFAAPGQGLVGGLGLGLAVMMWNYSGWDTPSMVLGETRAPETTYRRALWWALPVIALAYVAPVASGLAATEDWQSWRTGHWPVIAAAVGGPWLAGAVVAGAVAATAGLFLSLVLTNSRLPYALALRGLLPRWLAIVSPRTQVPWAAVLVSCAAYSVCALWSFKELVILNVWLYSLTLLLEMAAFVVLRLREPALPRPFRVGGGAAGFWLTAVLPSLAALLAMATAGWLNTMAGLAAALTGPAAWCWYRARSARAGG from the coding sequence GTGAGGTCGGCCGCCTCCTCGCGTCTCGCCTTCCTGCCTTTCCTGGCCGTTGTCTTCTTCAATGTCAGCGGTGGTCCGTACGGGGTCGAGGATGCCGTCTCCGTCTTCGGCCCGGGGCTCGCGCTCTGCCTCCTCGTCCTCACCCCTCTGCTCGTGAGCCTTCCCGTCGCCCTCGCCATGGCCGAGCTGGGCTCCGCGCTGCCCGAGGAAGGCGGCTACGTCGCCTGGGTCGGGCGCGCCTTCGGGCCTTTCTGGGGCTTTCAGGTCGGCTGGTGGAGCTGGCTCAACAGCTTCGTGGATGTGGCCGTCTATCCCGCGCTCTTCGTGGACTACCTTCGCTACTGGCATCCGGAGATGACGGTGGCGGAGCGCTGGGCGCTGGCCCTGGGCTTCATCTGGATCTTGACGGCCGTGAATCTCGCCGGCGTCAGATTGACCGGCTGGGGCGCGGCCGCCCTGGCCGCCGGCGCCCTCTCGCCCATCGTGTGGCTCACCATCGCGTCCGCCTCGCGTGCCGTGCATGCGCCGTGGGTGCCCTTCGCGGCGCCGGGGCAGGGCCTCGTGGGCGGGCTCGGGCTGGGGCTCGCGGTGATGATGTGGAACTATTCGGGCTGGGACACCCCGAGCATGGTTCTCGGGGAGACGCGCGCGCCCGAAACGACGTATCGCCGCGCGCTCTGGTGGGCGCTGCCCGTCATTGCACTCGCCTACGTCGCGCCGGTGGCCTCGGGTCTGGCGGCCACGGAAGACTGGCAGAGCTGGCGAACGGGCCACTGGCCCGTGATCGCCGCGGCCGTGGGCGGCCCATGGCTCGCGGGCGCGGTGGTGGCCGGCGCGGTGGCGGCGACGGCCGGGCTCTTCCTCTCGCTCGTGCTCACCAATTCGCGGCTGCCCTATGCGCTTGCCCTTCGCGGTTTGCTGCCGCGATGGCTCGCAATCGTCTCTCCACGCACCCAGGTGCCATGGGCCGCGGTGCTCGTCTCGTGCGCGGCCTACAGCGTGTGCGCGCTCTGGTCCTTCAAGGAGCTGGTCATCCTCAATGTCTGGCTCTACTCGCTGACCCTGCTCCTCGAGATGGCGGCCTTCGTCGTCCTGCGTCTGCGCGAGCCGGCCCTGCCGCGGCCCTTCCGGGTGGGGGGCGGCGCCGCGGGCTTCTGGCTCACCGCCGTGCTGCCCTCCCTGGCCGCGCTCCTTGCCATGGCGACGGCGGGTTGGCTCAATACGATGGCCGGGCTCGCCGCCGCCCTCACGGGGCCGGCGGCGTGGTGCTGGTACCGCGCGCGATCAGCGAGGGCGGGCGGCTAG
- a CDS encoding amidohydrolase family protein yields MRRILLLAVTLLTFSTPARSAEPPLFDGHIHYSRPDWNTYTPDQVFAILDQAGIRRALVSSTPDDGTLKLYERDPKRVIPILRPYRTRDDMSTWWKDPTIIPYLEERLAKGVHKGIGEFHIHGKDIRTPVLTRITEIAVQRHLYLHAHSDDAAVIELFAIEPRSRIIWAHAGMSAGAPAVGALMDKHASLWADLSYRYGEVAPGGTLDPAWRALLIRHADRFMLGSDTWTTSRWEQVVGMAGEARKILKQLPPDVAEKLAYKNIERLFP; encoded by the coding sequence ATGAGACGGATCTTGTTGCTCGCCGTGACCCTGCTCACCTTCAGTACCCCCGCCCGCAGCGCCGAGCCGCCGCTCTTCGACGGCCACATCCACTACAGTCGGCCCGACTGGAATACGTACACGCCGGACCAGGTCTTTGCCATCCTCGATCAGGCGGGCATCCGACGTGCCCTCGTGTCGAGCACGCCGGACGACGGCACCCTCAAGCTCTACGAGCGCGATCCCAAGCGGGTCATCCCCATCCTCCGCCCGTATCGCACCCGCGATGACATGAGCACGTGGTGGAAAGATCCGACCATCATCCCGTACCTCGAGGAGCGGCTGGCCAAGGGCGTGCACAAGGGGATCGGCGAGTTTCACATCCATGGCAAGGACATTCGCACGCCCGTGCTCACGCGCATCACGGAAATCGCGGTGCAGCGACACCTGTACCTGCACGCCCACTCCGACGACGCCGCCGTGATCGAGCTCTTCGCCATCGAGCCTCGGTCGAGGATCATCTGGGCCCACGCGGGCATGTCCGCGGGCGCGCCGGCCGTGGGCGCCCTCATGGACAAGCACGCGAGCCTGTGGGCCGATCTGTCTTACCGCTATGGAGAGGTGGCCCCCGGCGGCACCCTCGACCCCGCGTGGCGCGCGCTCCTCATCCGCCACGCCGACCGGTTCATGCTCGGCAGCGACACGTGGACGACGTCGCGGTGGGAGCAGGTGGTCGGGATGGCCGGGGAAGCTCGCAAGATCCTCAAGCAGCTCCCCCCCGATGTCGCCGAGAAGCTCGCCTACAAGAACATCGAGCGTTTGTTCCCCTAG
- a CDS encoding Ldh family oxidoreductase, translating to MPTIDAARLESTATRIFEALGAPAGDAAWIARLLVLANLRGHDSHGVIRIPQYAEAVRKGTVDPKSPITVTAETPVTARLDGGRGFGQVVARRGMEMAMVKAKASGLAAVGLSRTGHVGRLADYAEMAARQGLVAMLWVNAVHGLNVAPWGGSGRRLGTNPHAIGIPGADGPAMVLDFATSVVAEGKMRVKKNRKQHAPLGWFIDAEGRPATDPEIFYGDPVGSLLTAGEHKGYGMSLAVEILGGILSGTGPAGPPPGVFANGTLMICLDVERFVPLADFHEQVAGLFDWVKSAKLAQGSQEILIPGEPEARLEASRRRDGVPVEDETWNQIERVAAELNLR from the coding sequence ATGCCAACCATCGACGCCGCCCGACTCGAATCGACCGCGACCCGCATCTTCGAGGCCCTGGGCGCCCCCGCCGGCGATGCCGCGTGGATCGCTCGGCTGCTCGTGCTCGCCAATCTCCGCGGCCACGATTCCCACGGCGTCATCCGCATTCCGCAATACGCGGAGGCCGTCCGGAAGGGCACCGTGGACCCGAAGTCGCCGATCACCGTCACCGCCGAGACGCCGGTGACGGCGCGGCTCGACGGCGGGCGCGGCTTCGGCCAGGTGGTGGCGCGGCGCGGAATGGAGATGGCCATGGTCAAGGCCAAGGCCTCCGGGCTCGCCGCGGTGGGGCTCTCGCGCACCGGACACGTGGGACGTCTGGCCGACTATGCGGAGATGGCGGCGCGGCAGGGTCTCGTCGCCATGCTCTGGGTCAATGCCGTGCACGGGCTCAACGTGGCGCCCTGGGGCGGCTCCGGACGGCGCCTGGGCACCAACCCGCACGCGATCGGGATTCCCGGCGCTGATGGACCCGCCATGGTGCTCGACTTCGCCACGAGTGTGGTCGCCGAAGGCAAGATGCGAGTGAAGAAGAACCGCAAGCAGCACGCGCCTCTCGGCTGGTTCATCGACGCGGAGGGTCGGCCGGCCACGGATCCCGAGATCTTCTACGGCGATCCCGTCGGCTCGCTCCTGACGGCGGGCGAGCACAAGGGCTACGGGATGTCGCTCGCGGTGGAGATCCTCGGCGGCATCCTCTCGGGCACGGGTCCGGCGGGGCCCCCGCCCGGCGTGTTTGCCAACGGGACGCTGATGATCTGCCTCGACGTGGAGCGCTTCGTGCCGCTGGCGGACTTCCACGAGCAGGTAGCCGGGCTCTTCGACTGGGTCAAGTCAGCCAAGCTCGCGCAGGGCTCCCAGGAGATCTTGATCCCGGGCGAGCCGGAGGCGCGTCTCGAGGCTTCGCGCCGGCGGGACGGCGTCCCCGTGGAGGACGAGACCTGGAATCAGATCGAGCGAGTGGCCGCCGAGCTCAACCTCCGCTGA